The sequence TCAGTCGGTCGTGCTCTCCGGGCTCTTCAACGAGGAACGGGAACGGGTGCGCACCGGTGTGCCGTGGCTGATGAACGTCCCGGTGCTGGGCGCCCTCTTCTCGAGTTCACGCTGGCAGAACGCGGAATCGGAACTGCTGGTGATCATCACCCCGAGCATCATCGATCCCGCCAACGTCGGCGCAGAACTGCTCGCGCAGCCGCGTACGCCGGGCTCACTCCCGGCGATCGAGGCCCTCCGAAAGCGCCCCGCGTCCGACACCTCGAAGCGGCAGTAGGTGAAGGGGGATATCATGCGTGAACGCACCGTACTGATCGTGGGCGACGCCGCCCGGCCGGCCGACGTGGTGCTGCCGGTCCTCACCCGCTTCGGGTTTGCGGCGCCGGACACGGTGCCCTCCCTGGCCGCGGCGGCGAACCGGCTGCGTTCCACGCATGCGGATCTGGTGCTGCTCCCCATCGATGGCCTGGGCCCGGTGGAATCGGCGCTGATCGAACACGACCTGCGCCGAGCGACGCCGTTTCTGATCGGCGTCGCAGAGGCGGCCACACCAGAACTCATGTTGGCGGCGATGCGCGCGGGGATCGCCGAGTTCGTGGCGTCGCCGATCACGGTGCGCGAATTCGAAGGCGCCGTTGACCGCCTCTCCCGACGTATGACGACGCCAGTGCGGGCGGCGGGCACCACGATCGCCGTCTACTCGGCCAAGGGAGGGTTGGGCACCACCACGGTGGCGGTGAACCTGGCCGCCGCCTTGGCCAAGGCCGATCCGACGCGTCGGGTGGCTCTGGCCGATCTGGTCGTGGTGGGTGGCGACGTGCGCGTGCTCCTGGATGCCACCCCCACCTATGACATCGGCGATCTGATGGCCAAGGTGGACCGCGTCGATGCCGAGTTGCTCAATGCGCTGCTTACACCGGGGCCCGATGGGATCTGGATTCTGCCCTCGTCCGACAAGGCGGAAATGCTCGACCTCATCGACGCCAACGCGGCGACGAGCATTCTTGCCCACCTCCGCTCGCACTTCCAGTGCGTGGTGGTCGATACCGAGCACTATCTCGGCGAACGCACCCTGGCGGCGCTCGACACCGCCGATCACATCGTGCTGGTGACGCAACTCTCGGTGCCGGCGCTCCGCAGCACGCAGCGCACGCTGCAGCTGTTCGAGCGCCTCGGCTATGGCGCCCACAAGGTGCACGTGGTCGTGAACCGCGCGAACGCCGAATCGCCGCTCTCGATGCGCGATGCCGAAGGCGTGCTCGGACGCGCCATTCGCTGGAAGCTGCCGAACGACTTCGATGCTTGCACGCTCGCGACCACGCGTGGCGTACCGGTCATCGATCTCGATGCAGACTCCGCGCTGACCCGCAGCTATCGCGACCTGGCGGTCCGCCTGGTCCCCGGCGGAGCGGCCACGGCGCCGACAGACACCCTGCCGGCGGCCCCGACTCGCGACGACGGTTCCTCGCCGCCCGACTCTCGTCCGGATTCACGCAAGGGGCGGTTGTTCCGCCTTGCGGGGAGATGATATGCCTACGCTACTCGAACGCCTGACGGGAGTGCCCGCACCGACGGCGACGCTCACGCCCTCCCCCACGCACAACGGTACCGAACCGCCGCACGGCGATGGTCGACCACGCCCCACACCGGCCTCCGTGCAGGAACGGCTCTCGCGCAGCTTCACCCCGCGCCGGCTCGACGTGGAAGCGCTGAGCCCGGTAGACCAGCTCAAGGTCGATCTGCACCGTCGGCTCATTGATCGCCTCGACCTCGAGGTGCTCGAGCGGATCGAAGATCCCGAGCAGCTCGACCGGCAGATTCGACAGGCGGTCGCCGAGTTTCTGCGCACCGAGAGCACGCCGCTCACGCAGGCCGAGCGCGACGAGGTCATCGAACAGATCGTGTATGAGGTCACCGGGCTCGGGCCGATCGAGCCGTTCTTCCGGGACCCGACCATCTCCGACATCCTCGTGAACGGCCGGAACAACGTCTACATCGAACGGAAGGGACGCTTGGCGCGGGTACCGGTCTCCTTCCGCAGTGACGCTCACCTCATGGCGATCATTGACCGCATTGTGAGCCGTGTGGGTCGACGCGTCGATGAATCATCACCCATGGTGGATGCCCGCCTGCCGGATGGGTCGCGTGTCAATGCCATCATTCCACCGCTGAGTCTCGACGGCCCGGTGCTCTCGATCCGTCGATTCGGCGCGCAACTCGCGATGCCACAGCTGATCGAGAACGGCACGCTGACGCGGGAGATGGCCGACCTGCTCGCCGCGTGTGTAGAGGCGCGCCTCAACATCATCGTGTCAGGCGGAACCGGCTCGGGCAAGACGACGCTCCTGAATGCGTTGAGCGTCTACGTGCCGTCTACCGAGCGCCTGGTCACGATCGAAGACGCGGCCGAGCTGCGGCTGCAGCAGGAGCATGTGGTCCGGCTCGAAACGCGCCCGCCGAACGCCGAGGGGCTGGGGCAAGTCGTGGCCCGCGACCTGGTGCGGAACGCGCTACGCATGCGCCCGGATCGCATCATCGTGGGTGAGGTGCGTGGCGCCGAGGCGCTCGACATGCTGCAGGCCATGAACACCGGCCACGAAGGCTCCCTCACCACGATTCACGCCAACTCACCGCGGGATGCGTTGGCGCGCGTGGAAACCATGATCCAGTTCGCCAATACCGCGCTGCCGCTTCGGGCCATCCGGGAACAGATCGCGTCCGCACTCGAAGTGATCGTGCAAATCGCCCGCATGGCGGACGGCTCACGACGTGTGGTGTCGATCACCGAGATCACCTCGATGGAAGGCGACATCATCTCCACGCAGGAGCTCTTCCGGTTCCGTCGACGCGGGATCGCCGAGGACGGCCGGGTGATCGGCCACTTCGAAGCGACGGGCGTCGCCCCGACCTTCACGGAACGCTTGCATGTGGCGGGCGTCGATCTGCCGCCCAGCATGTTCCTCGCCTTGTGAGCTGTGGGAGGCGTTATGTCCACCGTCGTGCTCTTTCTGGTCTTTTTCGGCACGCTCCTCCTGGTGCTCACCGCCTACGGTTACATGAATCGCGGGCGCCTCGAAGCGCTGGCGGCACTCCGCTCGCGCGGCACGCCTGGGAGCGCCACGGCGAACCTGGAGATTCTGCGTGATGTGCGGGCGAGTGCGGTGCCGCTGCTCGATCGCCTGCTCCATCGCATTCGCATCACGCCGCTGATCACCCATGCGCTGGCCCGCGCTGGCGTGCATTGGTCGGCGGGGGAGTTCGTGATCGGCAGCGTTCTCCTCGCATCGCTGGGGCTCCTCGCCACGCCGCGCTTCGGCCTGTTCGTGTCGGTCCCCCTCGCCTGCGTCGGGGTGGCGCTTCCCACGATGGTCGTGGCGTTCCGCACCCGGAAGCGGCTGGCGCACTTCGCCATCCAGCTCCCGGATGCGATCGACATGGTTGTCAACGCCATGCGCGCCGGCTTCTCCTTTCAGGCGGCGATGAAGTTCGTGGGCGACGAGATGCCGAAGCCGGTCGGTGAGGAATTCATGGCGTTCTACGATGCACAGCGCCTGGGGATCGATGTACGCTCAGCGCTGCTGGATTTGCAGGAGCGGGTCGGTACGCTGGATGCCAAGATGTTCGTGACCTCGCTGCTGATTCAGCGTGAAACCGGCGGCAATCTGACCGAGATCCTGGGTGGACTGGCGACGTTGATCCGTGATCGCGGCGCGCTGATGGACCAGATCGATACGCTGACCGCCGAGCCCAAGTTCACGGGAGCCATTCTGGCGGCGCTCCCGATCGTGGCGTTCGCGGCGATGATGCTGCTCAACCCCACGATGATGCAGCCGATGTTCGTGTCGCGCACCGGACAGCTGATGCTGGGATACGCTGCACTCTCGATCGTGCTGGGCTACCTCATGGTGCGTCGCATTGCGCGCATCGCGTTCTGACGGCGTCGTGCTGATCACGTCGTTCTGCTTTTGACGAGGGAGCGGGTATGTCGACCTCACTCATGATGCTCATCGCGGTGCTCGTGATTGCCGCCTCGTTCGCCGCCTGGGCGGTCGTCGGAAATCAGGCGCGTGCCGCGGTGATCGGCCGGGCGACCGAGCGGCGCGGCCGCGCCGCCCGTCTCCCGCCCCTGCTGACCCGTGAAACGCCATCCATGGCGCGACATGTCGAGCACGCGATGACCAGCCTGCTGCCCGATGGCATGCTCGATCTCAGCAACGCGCGCCGGCTCGTACGCGCCGGGTTCGATCACCCCTCCGCGCCGGCCCTCTACGTGTTCCTGCGAGTGCTGTCGGTGGCGGTCTTTCCGGCGCTCGCGTTGATCACGTTGCGCTACGCGGCGCCGGTGCTGCTCTTTACCGGGATCGGGGTGAGCGCCGTGCTGGGACTGCTGCTCCCTCCGGTGGTGCTGCGGCGACTCGAGCAGACGCGTCAACGACGGGTCGTGCATGCCATTCCGGACTGCCTGGATCTCCTGCTCGTGTGTGTCGAGGCGGGCGTCTCGCTTGATGCCGCGCTGTTGCGCGTCGGACGTGAGATGCAACTGGTGCACCCGGATCTGGCCGAGGAGCTGTTGGTCATCAACCGGAAGTCGAATGCCGGCATGCGCCGCGAGGACGCCCTGCACGGATTGTACGACCGCACCGGCGTGACCGAACTGCGGACGCTCGCCTCGGCCATGATCCAGAGCGAAAAGTGGGGATCATCGATTGGGCGCGTGCTGCGCGTGCACTCGGAAAGCTTGCGTCGCAAGCGGCGGCAGGTGGCGGAAAAGACCGCGGCCCTGGCCGCCACCAAGATGGTGTTCCCGATGGTGCTGTTCATTCTGCCGGCGCTGTTTGTCGTCATCGGTGGCCCGATGGTCCTGGGCCTCGACACGATCTGGACCGCGCTCGGCTTGCAGTAGCGCCTCACGGGCGCTGAGGAGGGGCCGATGAAACGCACCAGCCTGTGGTATCTGCCGGCGCATTCCCGGGAATCCGTGACGCGCCGCCGTCGCGGATCGATCCTGATTCTCGTGGCGAGTCTGCTCGTCGTACTCCTCGGCGTGGTGGCATTCGCCGTGGACTTTGGCCGCATGTATCTCGATCGGGCGCAGGTGCACGTGTCAGCCGATGCCGCGGCCTTGGCTGGCGCCGACCGACTGCTGCGCCTCGCACCAACCCGCGGCGCCGACTCCGCCATCCGCTATGGGCAGTTGAATCTGGTGGAGAATGTGGCGCCCACGATTGGCAGTGCCGACGTGGTTCCCGGCCGGTGGGATTTCAGCCGCCGGACGTTCACGGCGACGGGCTCGTGGACGGCGGCGAACACGAATGCGGTACGGGCCACCTCCCGCTATACGGC is a genomic window of Gemmatimonadaceae bacterium containing:
- a CDS encoding type II secretion system F family protein, translating into MSTSLMMLIAVLVIAASFAAWAVVGNQARAAVIGRATERRGRAARLPPLLTRETPSMARHVEHAMTSLLPDGMLDLSNARRLVRAGFDHPSAPALYVFLRVLSVAVFPALALITLRYAAPVLLFTGIGVSAVLGLLLPPVVLRRLEQTRQRRVVHAIPDCLDLLLVCVEAGVSLDAALLRVGREMQLVHPDLAEELLVINRKSNAGMRREDALHGLYDRTGVTELRTLASAMIQSEKWGSSIGRVLRVHSESLRRKRRQVAEKTAALAATKMVFPMVLFILPALFVVIGGPMVLGLDTIWTALGLQ
- a CDS encoding CpaF family protein yields the protein MPTLLERLTGVPAPTATLTPSPTHNGTEPPHGDGRPRPTPASVQERLSRSFTPRRLDVEALSPVDQLKVDLHRRLIDRLDLEVLERIEDPEQLDRQIRQAVAEFLRTESTPLTQAERDEVIEQIVYEVTGLGPIEPFFRDPTISDILVNGRNNVYIERKGRLARVPVSFRSDAHLMAIIDRIVSRVGRRVDESSPMVDARLPDGSRVNAIIPPLSLDGPVLSIRRFGAQLAMPQLIENGTLTREMADLLAACVEARLNIIVSGGTGSGKTTLLNALSVYVPSTERLVTIEDAAELRLQQEHVVRLETRPPNAEGLGQVVARDLVRNALRMRPDRIIVGEVRGAEALDMLQAMNTGHEGSLTTIHANSPRDALARVETMIQFANTALPLRAIREQIASALEVIVQIARMADGSRRVVSITEITSMEGDIISTQELFRFRRRGIAEDGRVIGHFEATGVAPTFTERLHVAGVDLPPSMFLAL
- a CDS encoding P-loop NTPase, with translation MRERTVLIVGDAARPADVVLPVLTRFGFAAPDTVPSLAAAANRLRSTHADLVLLPIDGLGPVESALIEHDLRRATPFLIGVAEAATPELMLAAMRAGIAEFVASPITVREFEGAVDRLSRRMTTPVRAAGTTIAVYSAKGGLGTTTVAVNLAAALAKADPTRRVALADLVVVGGDVRVLLDATPTYDIGDLMAKVDRVDAELLNALLTPGPDGIWILPSSDKAEMLDLIDANAATSILAHLRSHFQCVVVDTEHYLGERTLAALDTADHIVLVTQLSVPALRSTQRTLQLFERLGYGAHKVHVVVNRANAESPLSMRDAEGVLGRAIRWKLPNDFDACTLATTRGVPVIDLDADSALTRSYRDLAVRLVPGGAATAPTDTLPAAPTRDDGSSPPDSRPDSRKGRLFRLAGR
- a CDS encoding type II secretion system F family protein, which codes for MSTVVLFLVFFGTLLLVLTAYGYMNRGRLEALAALRSRGTPGSATANLEILRDVRASAVPLLDRLLHRIRITPLITHALARAGVHWSAGEFVIGSVLLASLGLLATPRFGLFVSVPLACVGVALPTMVVAFRTRKRLAHFAIQLPDAIDMVVNAMRAGFSFQAAMKFVGDEMPKPVGEEFMAFYDAQRLGIDVRSALLDLQERVGTLDAKMFVTSLLIQRETGGNLTEILGGLATLIRDRGALMDQIDTLTAEPKFTGAILAALPIVAFAAMMLLNPTMMQPMFVSRTGQLMLGYAALSIVLGYLMVRRIARIAF